CCTCCATCAACCGGCTCTCGGAAACCATGACCTTGTTCGCCGTGAGTTGCGCCGGCCTTTTTCCTTTGCTTCATCTGGGCCGGCCCTGGCTCTTCTATTACATGCTCCCCTACCCCAACACCATGACGCTCTGGCCGCAGTTCCGCAGCGCGCTGGTATGGGACATATTCGCCGTTCTCACCTACCTGACCATCTCCATCCTGTTCTGGTATACGGGCATGCTGCCGGATCTGGCTTCCATGCGGGACCATGCGCGCAATCCGCTGGTGAAACGCATCTATGCCGTCCTGTGCCTGGGCTGGCGCGGGTCGGCCCTGCATTGGCATCGCTGGGAAAGCGGTTACATCCTCATGGCCGGGCTTTCCACGCCCCTGGTGGTCTCCGTGCACAGCACGGTCAGCGCCGACTTCGCCACCGCCATCGTTCCCGGATGGCATTCCACCATCTTCCCGCCCTTCTTCGTGGCCGGCGCCATCTATTCCGGCTTCGCCATGGTGCTGACCTTGCTCATCCCCATCCGCGCCTATTATCGCCTCCATTCCCTCATCACGGAACGGCATCTGGAGGCCATGGCCAAGATGCTGCTGGTGACGGGGTGGATCGTCATCTTCGGATACGTGGCGGAAAATTTCATCGCCTGGTACAGCGGCGATCCTTTCGAGATGTCCATCTTCTTCAAGCGCGCCACCGGATGGTACCGCGTATCCTTCGCGTTCATGATTTTCTGCAATGTGATCTCGGTGCAATCCCTATGGTCCGGATCCTTGCGGCGCAACGTCCTTTTCCTATGGGCCTTATCGCTCGTCATCAACGTGGGCATGTGGTTCGAGCGCTTCGTGATCGTGGTAACGAGCCTTTCCCAAGACTACCTCCCGTCTTCTTGGGCCCCCTATAAGCCGACGTTCTGGGATCTGCTC
The genomic region above belongs to Fibrobacterota bacterium and contains:
- the nrfD gene encoding polysulfide reductase NrfD codes for the protein MQGHERKGPVMETSASPAPVVLGQPTYAEIGEQIGSIPLTRRLLPGWVLAFLAASVLFMGLMSAVGWLLARGVGIWGIDIPVAWGFAIVNFVWWIGIGHAGTFISAILLLLRQPWRTSINRLSETMTLFAVSCAGLFPLLHLGRPWLFYYMLPYPNTMTLWPQFRSALVWDIFAVLTYLTISILFWYTGMLPDLASMRDHARNPLVKRIYAVLCLGWRGSALHWHRWESGYILMAGLSTPLVVSVHSTVSADFATAIVPGWHSTIFPPFFVAGAIYSGFAMVLTLLIPIRAYYRLHSLITERHLEAMAKMLLVTGWIVIFGYVAENFIAWYSGDPFEMSIFFKRATGWYRVSFAFMIFCNVISVQSLWSGSLRRNVLFLWALSLVINVGMWFERFVIVVTSLSQDYLPSSWAPYKPTFWDLLTFAGTFGLFLGGMALFLRVLPAISMSEMRELLDRQERGETA